From Candidatus Woesearchaeota archaeon, one genomic window encodes:
- a CDS encoding 50S ribosome-binding GTPase has product MANFWRLVDSVLNEADIVLMVVDARIIEETRNKEIERKVHDAGKILITVINKADLVEKDTLEPYKKLLHPCVFVSAQKFYGMTKLRHTILRYAEGREVVVGVVGYPNTGKSSVINALKGKASAGVSSQSGFTKGRQLIRIDNKITILDTPGVLADSDEKQSARLVVTASTTKTKDPEGAVFELFKTHKQEIISFYGVVAEKGNDEEDILEAIANKLNRKKQGGLPDTFTAAKIILKDWQKGNIVI; this is encoded by the coding sequence ATGGCAAATTTCTGGAGACTTGTGGATAGCGTCCTTAATGAAGCAGACATAGTCCTTATGGTAGTTGATGCACGCATCATCGAAGAAACAAGAAACAAAGAAATAGAGCGAAAAGTGCATGATGCAGGTAAAATACTCATTACTGTCATTAATAAAGCAGACCTTGTTGAAAAAGATACACTTGAGCCATACAAAAAATTACTCCATCCCTGCGTTTTTGTCTCAGCACAAAAATTCTATGGTATGACAAAACTACGTCATACTATACTTCGCTATGCAGAAGGACGAGAAGTCGTCGTCGGTGTTGTTGGCTATCCAAACACAGGGAAATCAAGCGTGATAAACGCGCTGAAAGGAAAAGCAAGTGCTGGCGTCTCCTCACAAAGTGGTTTTACAAAAGGACGACAACTCATTCGCATCGATAATAAAATAACTATTCTTGACACGCCAGGAGTTCTTGCAGACAGCGATGAAAAACAATCAGCTCGACTCGTGGTCACTGCAAGCACAACAAAAACAAAAGATCCAGAAGGAGCAGTATTTGAACTTTTTAAAACACATAAACAAGAAATTATCTCTTTTTATGGTGTTGTTGCAGAAAAAGGAAATGATGAAGAAGATATTTTGGAAGCAATAGCCAATAAACTAAATAGAAAAAAACAAGGTGGCTTGCCTGACACGTTTACCGCCGCTAAAATAATTCTTAAAGATTGGCAAAAAGGAAATATAGTAATTTAA
- a CDS encoding AAA family ATPase, translating to MDLRNISFPSIVGLTDVKKQLASALLLKRHAVLVGGPGMGKTTMVRDIAVLLGEQTLNACGFHCKPEAPVCPHCKATQETVPTQTFTGQELFVRVQGSPDLTVEDLIGDIDPIKAMEFGPLSPQAFSPGKIFKANNGILFFDELNRCSQRLQNALLQVLEEQKVTIGSFDVDIAVDFVFIGTMNPEDTNTEPLSDVLLDRFDLIYVHYPDTQRDEETIVRKQGKTLLTFPDNLFSGMIKFLRDMRVNENLERVPSVRASIGLYERSQAIAQLNGRETVKPLDIMESLTSVLAHRIKLKPSVAYLKQPVDFLRDEFNQYCEENGFSLAGDEVP from the coding sequence ATGGACTTAAGAAATATATCTTTCCCCTCAATTGTAGGATTAACTGACGTTAAAAAACAACTTGCATCAGCACTTCTTTTGAAGCGACACGCAGTACTTGTAGGCGGACCTGGTATGGGAAAAACAACCATGGTACGTGACATAGCAGTTCTTTTAGGAGAGCAAACGCTTAACGCTTGCGGGTTTCATTGTAAACCAGAAGCACCTGTTTGTCCACACTGTAAAGCAACACAAGAAACGGTGCCGACACAGACATTCACCGGACAAGAACTTTTTGTGCGTGTACAAGGAAGCCCAGATTTAACCGTGGAAGACTTAATTGGCGATATAGACCCCATTAAAGCAATGGAGTTTGGACCGCTCTCGCCGCAAGCATTTAGCCCGGGAAAAATCTTTAAAGCAAACAATGGTATTCTCTTTTTTGACGAACTAAATCGATGCTCGCAACGATTACAAAACGCACTTCTTCAAGTACTTGAAGAACAAAAAGTAACCATAGGAAGCTTTGATGTTGATATTGCCGTTGATTTTGTTTTTATTGGTACGATGAACCCTGAAGATACAAACACCGAACCATTAAGCGATGTACTCCTTGACCGATTTGACTTAATCTATGTGCATTATCCAGACACGCAACGAGATGAAGAAACAATTGTGCGCAAACAAGGAAAAACACTTCTCACTTTTCCGGATAATTTATTTAGTGGCATGATAAAATTTTTACGAGATATGCGTGTAAATGAAAATCTTGAGCGAGTACCCAGCGTGCGAGCAAGTATTGGACTTTATGAACGAAGCCAAGCCATAGCACAACTTAATGGTCGAGAAACAGTTAAGCCACTAGATATCATGGAAAGTTTAACCAGCGTTCTTGCACACCGAATTAAACTCAAACCATCGGTAGCCTACCTAAAACAACCAGTTGATTTCTTACGAGATGAATTTAATCAATACTGTGAAGAAAATGGTTTTTCTTTAGCAGGCGATGAAGTTCCCTGA
- a CDS encoding small multi-drug export protein codes for MLVNYLMVFGIALIPFVELRLAIPLGIGMGLSPVLVFLTAVIADILLGFLLIEILYLLDKWIPHWKLLGIGKFYLRTRKKAHRKISHFTEKYGLVGVALFIAVPLPGSGVYTGSLGAFLIALEKKRFRLACVIGATISGLVVTLLSLGVFGLFR; via the coding sequence ATGTTGGTAAACTATTTGATGGTGTTTGGCATTGCCTTAATTCCCTTTGTAGAACTACGACTTGCAATACCTTTAGGAATAGGCATGGGACTTTCTCCCGTACTCGTTTTTCTTACAGCAGTTATAGCTGATATCCTTTTAGGATTCTTACTTATTGAAATTCTTTATTTACTTGATAAATGGATTCCTCATTGGAAACTATTAGGTATTGGAAAATTTTATCTTCGCACACGCAAAAAAGCACATCGAAAAATAAGTCATTTCACAGAAAAATATGGGCTTGTAGGTGTTGCACTCTTTATTGCTGTACCTTTGCCGGGAAGCGGCGTATACACAGGATCGCTTGGCGCGTTTCTCATTGCACTTGAGAAGAAACGATTTCGACTGGCATGTGTTATTGGTGCAACCATTTCAGGACTAGTTGTGACGCTACTTTCACTTGGCGTGTTTGGACTATTTCGTTAG
- a CDS encoding peptidase C39 family protein, with product MILESYKQTTNYTGAASALLSILHYFDATIEFSQENELDIWLKSAILPTRASSVFGLAMYAKEKGLQPKIIIEDASYTYPDYRFKRYTKKQIELAEKIANRYKKQAEEDGILIVEKDFDVNYIDSLLAKEKILLIRVNAGRLRGTKSTSKYIVIYKKSATDSNQYFIIDPRRRRKKITREMLEESLEELKTKKKREKCMVVF from the coding sequence ATGATTCTTGAATCATACAAGCAAACCACTAATTATACGGGAGCTGCTTCTGCCCTGCTTTCTATTCTGCATTATTTTGACGCTACAATCGAGTTTAGTCAGGAAAACGAATTAGATATTTGGCTAAAGAGCGCCATTCTTCCTACAAGAGCATCATCGGTCTTTGGCTTGGCAATGTATGCTAAAGAAAAAGGTCTGCAACCTAAAATTATTATTGAAGACGCAAGTTATACCTATCCTGATTATCGATTCAAACGCTATACAAAAAAGCAAATTGAGCTTGCTGAGAAAATTGCTAATCGATACAAAAAGCAAGCTGAAGAAGACGGCATTCTCATCGTCGAAAAAGATTTTGATGTAAATTACATTGATAGTTTACTTGCTAAAGAAAAAATTCTTCTTATCCGTGTTAACGCTGGTCGTCTTCGCGGAACTAAGTCAACGTCAAAATATATTGTTATTTACAAGAAAAGCGCAACTGACTCTAATCAATATTTTATCATCGACCCACGTCGTCGAAGAAAAAAAATCACTCGAGAAATGCTCGAAGAGTCCCTAGAGGAACTCAAGACAAAAAAGAAAAGAGAAAAATGTATGGTAGTGTTTTAA
- a CDS encoding VWA domain-containing protein, whose protein sequence is MKFPDDGTSQEQTQSDEVLSDLEREACIDDTHDGDELSGHLGTDPDHERLAHTVLEVNTDQVPDGMLVEEAGNQNLSSFLPDMMFKEMVKDYKNANKLYGNTIIRALTGYDPRFIDKNIKIPEFQRELQKKLKDKSDDLQEKGILSAGGQFSTEALDAAALFLINEEFKENTHGYSNLGEPVHKAANAVGDKSTIRAYARGDAFKDIAIRRTIKQAIRRGRTEIIEDDLYSFDREARQQVNIVYALDTSGSMKGEKLRLAKRAGVALAHRAIRDRNKVGLIIFDTQPKKQIPLTNDFLTFTRPLAICSPGQETDIAQAIAKGTELLQDAKGIKHIVLLTDGLHTVSGDPNAAVLEQVGIASSQDITISVVGISLDKLGEDMAKTIVDYSKGKLYSVHGADEIGGVVIADYNSLK, encoded by the coding sequence ATGAAGTTCCCTGATGATGGAACCAGTCAGGAACAAACACAGTCAGATGAGGTGTTAAGTGACCTTGAGCGAGAAGCTTGTATTGATGATACGCATGATGGTGACGAACTTTCTGGTCATTTAGGAACAGACCCAGACCATGAGCGACTCGCGCACACTGTGTTAGAAGTGAATACTGACCAAGTTCCAGATGGCATGCTCGTTGAAGAAGCAGGCAACCAAAACCTTTCTTCATTTTTACCTGACATGATGTTTAAAGAAATGGTGAAAGACTACAAGAACGCTAACAAATTGTATGGTAATACTATTATTCGCGCACTCACCGGATACGATCCACGGTTCATTGATAAGAATATTAAAATTCCAGAATTTCAACGAGAACTCCAAAAAAAACTCAAAGATAAATCTGATGACCTTCAAGAAAAAGGAATTCTAAGTGCGGGTGGACAGTTTAGTACAGAAGCACTTGATGCTGCAGCATTGTTTCTGATTAATGAAGAATTCAAAGAAAACACTCATGGCTATTCGAATTTAGGAGAACCAGTACATAAAGCCGCAAACGCTGTGGGAGATAAAAGCACTATTCGAGCGTATGCTCGCGGTGATGCATTCAAAGACATAGCTATTCGAAGAACTATTAAACAAGCAATTAGGCGTGGACGAACAGAAATTATAGAAGATGATTTGTATAGTTTTGATAGGGAAGCACGCCAACAAGTAAACATAGTGTATGCATTGGATACTTCTGGTAGTATGAAAGGAGAAAAACTTCGCCTTGCAAAACGAGCAGGCGTAGCGCTTGCTCACCGAGCAATACGCGACAGAAACAAAGTAGGGTTAATTATTTTCGATACCCAACCAAAAAAACAAATACCTTTGACAAATGATTTTCTAACGTTTACTCGACCATTAGCAATTTGTAGCCCCGGACAAGAAACAGATATAGCGCAAGCAATTGCGAAGGGAACAGAATTATTACAAGACGCAAAAGGAATAAAACACATCGTGTTATTAACTGACGGATTACACACAGTATCAGGAGATCCAAACGCAGCGGTACTTGAACAAGTTGGGATAGCATCAAGCCAGGATATTACTATATCGGTAGTAGGTATTTCTCTTGACAAACTTGGTGAAGATATGGCAAAAACAATAGTTGATTATAGCAAAGGAAAACTCTACAGCGTCCACGGCGCAGACGAAATAGGTGGAGTGGTTATCGCTGATTATAACAGTTTAAAATAG